The following is a genomic window from Onthophagus taurus isolate NC chromosome 1, IU_Otau_3.0, whole genome shotgun sequence.
CTACCTGATGTCGACCCAGTGATATGTTGAGATGATAAAGACCTCGCAGGAACCTGTTGATGAGTCCTTGTAAAATGTCTATCCAAAGTAGATGTCGCCCCAGTTCTATACGAACTATAATATCCACCATCACtctaaaaaaatcacaaatatttgTTTCTGAAAACCATTTTTCTTTCCTCACTTACATCTTTAAGTGCAGCATGAATATTTTCTGCGCTATAAGTAAATCTTGCCGCTCTCTGTTGATTAAGAACGTCCCTAGAGGCCCTGATTTGTTCGTAAATAGCGGAAGTTGAAGGTGTTCGGCTCAGCCATTGTCTGTATTCATCTGAAGTGAAGATAGTAGGTGACGAAGGTACCCGTCCTTCGGATTATATGAAAGAAACGAAGACGCAAAAGTCGATgcaaaaaacagaaaaaaaaaaaagaaccaGAACAAAACGAAGAAGAATGAAACGAATggaaatgaaaaacaaaagttattttaataaaagctaaAGCTAAAGCCCCTAAGAGGAAAAGCGCAAGCCGTAATCAACTCCAAAAACCGATTAAATTGGAAACTGGCTAAAGCTAGTGCCGGTTATGTGAAAATGTGTTTATGGCtgtgttatttataataaatattttttacaacagtgtggtggtggtggtgatGGAGGcgtttttgtattattttttcttttttagtgtAAATGGTTTTgatctttttttttggtattatCTTTTCTTTTGGGTGTACTTATCGGTTTAGAGAGGAAATGCAGGAAACGTCACGCGAAGATACCTCTTTGCCTTATCGAAGGCATCTCAGGTGCCGATAAATTCCCATCTGCATCATCTTGCAGAAGACCCATTGTTCTATCACCAAAACGTTTCGTCATACCAAGTCTGAAAAAAATTAgagaataattattttaaccttCTACTTCGTGATTTTCTAAAATACACTCGTTATCCGTCAATGAAAGTGTTTTACTTCTTTCCTAGTTTCTTTTCAAGTTTCCGTGAGTTTTTAAAGTATTTCTTAAAGAAGTTTTTCTCGACAAGAGTAAAATATTTCTAGAAAGTAGTTTTTCATTCTGGTATAAGTTCGATTTTTGCTATTAGATTTCGGGTGCATTCATATGTTCATATTAACTAGTAGTATtagcaaaatttaaaaatatatcgtgAAATTGGTACAACGCTTAAAGATGTCAACTTATAAAGTTGAAATTGCTGTATCATTGAACACGATGTAACTGTGTTGAAGAAAGTGATCCCACAGAATTCTTGTATCATATAGTCCTTATTAGAAAACTCAAATAATCAGATAAAAGTTTACTTATATTCAAAGAACCAGAACACAACATCAAAAAGGCGTTTGCAAATAGTCTGCAAAAATTTCTAGAATTGCCATTTGATATGAATGGGGAGCCAAGATTTTTTTCCACATTGGTCGCAGACATAACTGATTGCTTGTAGCAAAAAGGAATGCAATAGTAAGTGTATATCGAAACTTAATAAGACTATGTAGAAGTAGAAAACTAGTAGCAAAAACCGGTTCGATTCGTTGACGGTCTACCCTTGTGCGATTCAATTATCATAAAGTAAACTAACCTAATGTCAATTgtaatagaaaatattaacaatttcattatttaacaATTCAACCTATGCATTTAAATCAGTAGTAAAGTCTTGCAAATAACGTTTCTAAGATCGTTCATTTACTATACGgttgtaacaaaaattgttcaaatcTACGTCCATGtatataagttttttataaacatcaacTTACCTTGAAGTGCCTCTTGTATCCCTTGgcaaagaattaaatttggtgCTTAAATCAGTCGATGTCATCGAGTTATTCCTACCTAATGTTGGTATGGTACTATGTGGAACAGGTGCCGCTGTTTGATTTCTAtcgccaaaaaaaaataaaaacataaacctTAACACCTCAAAGAAAAACCTGTTTATTACCTATAATAGTAATAACTACTTGATCTAGGTCCAACAGTCGCTTCAGTATCGCTAGAATAATCCAAACTGCTTCTATTTCGTCTTGTTAACGTCGAAGGAGCACCATATTTCGATTGAGACATTTGACTGGATATCGCCGAAGATGGATCCACAACGTATCTTTGGTTATATCTACTAAGTGTAGAACCAGATTTTAAACTGGATCTTAACAGGCTATGACGTCCGGCTTGGGTGATGCTCGTATAATCACCGGAGTATTCAGTGTGCGGAAGGTGTTGATCCGAACCGGATCTCGGCATAATCCTCCTAGACCCGGTACCGGAATGTTGGATGTAATAATGTGAGGAAGGACTTTGTTGCGAGGATATTCTGGAAGGAAGCGGTTGCCCACCGGCAGACATTCGACGATTTGGTGGCAAACCAAATGAATGCACTTTTTCTGCAAGACTTTCCAAAGTGTTTGGGTAATTTTTTTCGTACGGTTGAAAATGTTGGATATTCGATTTCGGTTGCTCAGTAATAACTGGAGGTGGAGGTTGGTAACCCCAGGTGTTACTCGAATCAGGCGGTCTGGAGTTGTAGTATAAATCGAGTCCGTTTGAGGTATCTTGCGATGAAGAACCACCTCGACTTGAATCCATCGTTGATGATGGCCCAAGACCTAATCCCAAACCAAGTCTCGACCTGGATTCACTCATTTCACGACCATCCCCAGTGTGTCTTTGCCGCATTGAATCTTTTCCATGATCAACTTCATCAGCTTCATCATCGCGAAGATCTCGTTTTATTACAACAACAGGTGGAGGTTTATGTTCCGCTCTTGGTTGGACACTCGGCGATCCTTGACCACCTTTACCACCTTTACGTTGCCGAGTAGCCAAAACAAGTCTTCTTGGAATCGACATTATTATTACCACGTCATCTAAACTCATTCGAGTTACATCTACGAGATTTACAGCTAAAATTTCATCTCCaacctaaataaaaataaattaaaataatttaaataaattgaaagaataaaagttaaatttaggCTTACTTTAAGACATCCACTGTTATAAACTGCTGATTCTAAAGCAATTCTGGATATAAAAACACCATCACTTCGATCGATTCCATTTCCTTCTCTTATGTATAATCCGAGAGTTTGTCCTGGTCTTTTAACAATCTCAACAAATTGTACAGTGTGTTTTGCATCTTGCATCGCAGTGAATCTTTTTGCCGCATCTGTTGCCGATCTTCCTAAATGCCTCGAATCCAAAATCCTTACTATCATCTCACCACGTCTTTCCACgtgctataaataattttaaaaaaaatttgtctgTAAAATCTGTAACACTAATTAAAATAGTTCAATAGAATCGTATTCGATAGAATAGTTTTTGTTCGCTTTGCGTTGAAACCATTAATTAGTACCTTAATAAAGGAAAAGATAGAGAGAAAGGGGGAAACTGGCTGGTAACTAAAATTTCCAACTAATGCCGTTATAGCACTGTTCGTGGTGGTTGTTTTTCCGGTAAAGTTAGAGGGGAAACGGTATCCCGGTAATTGAACGGACGCTCAACGGAGGGTATTAATAACTATACGTCTTTTCCAGTGTCTTCGCCAACTTTTCCGGTCAAGTGATAAAGTTTTCTTACCAAATAAACCGAAAAAGCTAAGTCTTGTATACGAAACAAGATTCGCGTAATATCTCCGGCGCATCCACCACTTTTTAATAACGGTTTTATTTcgttaaaatgaaattaattagtgATGATAGTAATTTTATAGTAATTGagtggtaataataataatttacctCCAAGGCGGCCGCCGTGGACGCATCATGATCGTTTTCTACAGTCTCTATCTGCTTAAAAATTTCCGAGCTAATTCCAGAcacctttaaaaaaaatattttaaaaatatgctcaaaaatgtaataaatattttttacctTACGAAAATCGCCTTGTATAACCATTGGCGGTGGATGATTATTTCTTGTTTGTTGTCCAGCCGGAACTCGCATCGGCGAAGCTGTGAGATCCAAAGCTTCTCTTCCATTATCCTGAAACGAAATAGACGAAAcgttaattgtttatttatttaccacAATAATCGAATTCAGTTTCGCGTAAAGTGATAACTACTCTGCCAACGTTGAGTTTTCATTAGGGaacttttcaatttaatccCCAACATCCTTAACGAAAAACGACAAATGAACGTTTTTGCACCCTTCACCATgtcattaaaactttttaattaagttttactGTTTTacgttaacaatttaaaaccataaaatttatatGATAAGTTAAAACGGGAACATTATTCAAAGTGTCtaatattaaacaaacaaaaacgttttgaaaaatctcttatagtttttaagaaatatgttTGTGTTCaacgaataatttaaaaatctgcatAAAATTTATTCCGTTGAATGTGAAATGGAACTTCTGGTTCTCCTTTTCTTGTTTCATGTCTACGTTTTACGTGATTATGAATCAAACAATTTATCaagatcaatttttaatttatataatgaTGTTTTAGTATTTACATGGAgagtaaaattataataaatataacttgaaatatataaatataacttgAAACTTGCAACGTCGAACCAATCGCAAACCCTAAAATGCAACCCAAATCTTCTTCCAGTTGTTTTCGATCTATTGGTCTATTGAATGCTGAATCGTAGCCGAAGTGTGTCTTGTGATGTGAATTTTCAGCTATTCTTTTATCTTTTGGATGGTCTTCCCAGTGTTCGAACCTGCTGGTTTGTCTCTCATACTATACGTTGTAATGTACTTTCATTCAttctcttcttctttatcTCCTCATCTAACCACATCTAGTAAACCACATTGCTCTATGATATCTACATTTCTTATGCGGTCAACTATAGTCTTACCCATGATAGTTTTCAACCTTTTCATTTCGGCAACTCTTAGTATATTCTTGGTTTTGCTCCTATCTTCACGTGTCTCTATTCCGTGTGTCATAACGGGCCTTAAGcaagttttataaattcttatCTTGCTGTGCATTCGCAACAGATATAAAACGGTTTGTTACATTGTATTGACTATTTTTAGCTGTTTGATAACAAATAATGCGTCTGATGTTAACTGTACATTGTTCTGCAGAGAAAGGTTCCTCTATAGTTTTCCGGGTAGGTCTTTTGTccctttttgaaaataaatattgtgttTAAGTGCCAACATTTTGGTAGTTAACCATCAAATTTCTATTGAGTTCTTCTCGCTCGttaagtatattttttaatttcctccGCTCTTCTTCCAGCTCTTCTTCACtgattattattttctccgttgtttcatatttttattcttttttgattcttcAGTACTATATAGTTAGGTATTGGAAATAGCTCTCATATCTTTCTGGCGAGATGCTTTTTGGGTCATGTAACTGAATAATTTACTCCACTGATCTCTTTTAATAGCTTATATTCTTGAGTTACCTTATTCCTAGTCTCCACATATGCAGTACGTTGGTCTTCTGTTGGTGGGCTTTTGTAAGTTAGATAGCTTTTCCTTTTTATGCCTGCTAGTTCTCTTACTTTTTCATAGAACGACGGTTTGTGGGCTTATGTTTGTTCTTTTATTGCCAGAAACATTCTACTTCATATTTGTCTGTTatattagtattctgcaaATTATGTGTTAACCTGCTCTTGTACAGTTTGCGTGTAGCTACTTATCACAAGTTATCACTTACAGTGATTCCATGTtgtgtttttctttatatattatttagttaaataaataaataaaataaacatgaaTATTTTGTCAATATAAACATAAGAACTTTATTTACGTTCTATGAAAAGAACgttctaaaaatgttaatgagaTTATTGTGGTGATCCGATACCTTCAGTCAAAGTGTTTCCTGCTAAAACGATGAATTTGATATATcggattattattcaaaacttAAACGATTGATGAACAAATTACAATCTAAATTTATGCAGAATTTCGTACCTGAGCTAGATCTAAATTATGCTAAATCGATGGTTGTACTAGCGGCGACACTCGTGCAAACAATCCATACGAGGAATACATATTAGGTTCGTCTAAATACGCAAAGTTCATTCATGCAGAATATCAAACAACTTTTGCAAATTTAAACCATGATTGATGAACtaaaaaatcacaataaaaataactttggatacagtttttatttccattatttgtttacaaatttgtCTCACTTGAAAAATGTTGAGTAAACAGAAGTGTCAAAAGTTACAAATTTAGAGTCGAATGTCATATTGTTGATCAAATGGAATGAACAATATCATTACACTGAGACCCAGCaagagaaaatataaaatcgtAAATCGCAGACCATCAAAAATCTGTCACTTGGCTGTTAGATGCAATAATAGAGATTATGttgatatattaaaaacattaggGTACGTGTAATAACACTATAATTGCTGCAGCTAGGGCATATGCAGAAACATTTCTAAATCGTTTGCATTCTAATGCAAAAACTGGAGTACTAAACCCATATGTACTCAGACAGATATCCTAAATACGCATAACCTACATGAATGAAAAGATAAAAACCCCATTTAAATGCAAAAGGACACACTAAAGACAATAGTAAATAAACATTTGAGATGAATTATTAAACAACAATGTCGTGGACTCGCACATTCTACATGGCCGATTTATTTCGAACTTGtatcttcaatttttaagTGACAA
Proteins encoded in this region:
- the LOC111414307 gene encoding rho GTPase-activating protein 100F isoform X5: MQWRKLARTKITSGRSRTRNMLCCGRSRKLFRGNNTVIHDNGREALDLTASPMRVPAGQQTRNNHPPPMVIQGDFRKVSGISSEIFKQIETVENDHDASTAAALEHVERRGEMIVRILDSRHLGRSATDAAKRFTAMQDAKHTVQFVEIVKRPGQTLGLYIREGNGIDRSDGVFISRIALESAVYNSGCLKVGDEILAVNLVDVTRMSLDDVVIIMSIPRRLVLATRQRKGGKGGQGSPSVQPRAEHKPPPVVVIKRDLRDDEADEVDHGKDSMRQRHTGDGREMSESRSRLGLGLGLGPSSTMDSSRGGSSSQDTSNGLDLYYNSRPPDSSNTWGYQPPPPVITEQPKSNIQHFQPYEKNYPNTLESLAEKVHSFGLPPNRRMSAGGQPLPSRISSQQSPSSHYYIQHSGTGSRRIMPRSGSDQHLPHTEYSGDYTSITQAGRHSLLRSSLKSGSTLSRYNQRYVVDPSSAISSQMSQSKYGAPSTLTRRNRSSLDYSSDTEATVGPRSSSYYYYRNQTAAPVPHSTIPTLGRNNSMTSTDLSTKFNSLPRDTRGTSRLGMTKRFGDRTMGLLQDDADGNLSAPEMPSIRQRGRVPSSPTIFTSDEYRQWLSRTPSTSAIYEQIRASRDVLNQQRAARFTYSAENIHAALKDSDGGYYSSYRTGATSTLDRHFTRTHQQVPARSLSSQHITGSTSALASSRSPSMRRMRQLLELDSVRTGAPSPVPTPSGTLPRGQRQLDINPAEFLKYKVDKTGGGGLSSLTLGPGGQLTSSVLEEPVSGMLWVHLLAGRGLRASTGTSTATTPVTPSGGAPTIPGSTGLRDLYCVLECDRVHKARTVVRTGDLIFDWDESFELDLVNNRELDLLIYSWDPQYRHKLCYKGSVHLPSLLKSGPLHQLALKIEPRGTLYLRLRHTDSQSLYKRRGLSNLTLSRTTPLFGVDLESVVSRENKTGGVPGGVPTGLVSAGQQIPIIVRRCVEEVERRGLDIIGLYRLCGSATKKRILREAFERNSRSVDLTPDNVPDINVITGVLKDYLRELPEPLFTKCLYQMMVDALGVCLPDDPEGNAKLMFSILDCLPRINRATLIFLMDHLALVVSASDRNKMSAQNLATALAPPLMLHSAMDAITSGLKSDLDYTQPISVLKYLLQIWPVPKHHSDRSSRQATRAAWRQSQCVASGQHATGGAPSATSGSAAAAARAVSGLSGSVSSSSSLSSIGPTRPCATGPITADTRPIISKQRSLPSAFASGRPSGVGSGGNIVVVGGSGVGLVRSSATPGDCLIARIPKQ